A portion of the Microbulbifer agarilyticus genome contains these proteins:
- a CDS encoding MBL fold metallo-hydrolase — protein sequence MSQQITKLYDKDDHICLFVTGLVDGEAIPSNQLVIIDHGEAALFDPGGDLTYSALSFELSKLINLKSLRYVCASHQDPDIIASLPRWLMHTNCCVVTSKLWARFLPHLVSGFVSERMNASLAHRMIELPDEGGRIALGETSFQAVPAHFLHSVGNFHFYDPISKALFSGDVGAAITPGQDHLPVDDMATHIPRMEGFHRRYMAGNRACREWVNRIRLMDVEMILPQHGKPFIGKKMVAEFLGWFERLECGVDLLPGNFHVR from the coding sequence ATGAGCCAACAGATTACAAAACTCTACGACAAAGACGATCATATTTGTCTGTTCGTAACCGGTTTGGTGGATGGAGAAGCCATTCCGAGCAATCAACTGGTCATCATTGATCATGGCGAAGCCGCGCTATTTGATCCCGGTGGCGATCTCACCTACAGCGCGCTGTCATTCGAGCTGTCCAAGCTCATCAACTTGAAATCACTGCGCTACGTATGCGCCTCACACCAAGACCCCGACATCATTGCATCCCTACCCCGCTGGCTCATGCATACCAACTGCTGCGTTGTAACATCCAAGCTGTGGGCTCGGTTCCTGCCGCACCTGGTATCTGGTTTCGTGTCTGAACGTATGAATGCCTCTCTCGCCCACCGGATGATCGAACTGCCCGATGAAGGTGGTCGCATCGCATTGGGCGAAACAAGCTTTCAGGCGGTGCCCGCACATTTTCTGCACTCCGTAGGTAACTTCCACTTCTACGACCCGATTAGCAAAGCATTGTTTTCCGGCGATGTGGGTGCAGCCATTACCCCAGGACAGGATCACCTACCGGTAGATGACATGGCCACACATATCCCACGTATGGAAGGGTTCCACCGACGCTATATGGCGGGCAATCGTGCCTGCCGCGAGTGGGTGAACCGGATAAGATTAATGGATGTGGAAATGATATTGCCGCAGCACGGAAAACCCTTTATTGGCAAGAAAATGGTCGCCGAGTTTCTAGGCTGGTTCGAGAGACTGGAGTGTGGGGTGGACCTACTGCCCGGTAATTTCCATGTACGTTGA
- a CDS encoding zinc ribbon domain-containing protein YjdM: protein MSHPACPKCNSSYTYQDQENLVCPECGYEWNPSESSEEDTIVVRDSNGNLLQVGDKITLIKDLKVKGSSQGLKIGSKTVIRRIVDSKDHELDCKFAGVGEIMVTAKFVKKV from the coding sequence ATGTCACATCCAGCATGCCCAAAATGTAACTCAAGCTATACCTACCAGGACCAAGAGAATCTGGTTTGCCCAGAGTGTGGTTACGAGTGGAACCCATCGGAATCTTCGGAGGAAGATACGATTGTTGTCAGGGATTCGAATGGAAATCTACTTCAGGTTGGCGACAAGATTACGCTGATTAAAGATCTCAAGGTGAAAGGGAGTTCACAGGGGCTAAAGATTGGCTCCAAGACGGTTATACGGAGAATTGTGGATAGTAAGGACCACGAGCTTGATTGTAAGTTTGCCGGGGTGGGGGAGATTATGGTCACTGCGAAGTTCGTAAAGAAAGTGTGA
- a CDS encoding L,D-transpeptidase family protein — MIFVILLLAVAAFLFYQYGRTIWHPATTKITGKKTVAEVIDLYGEQSRQELEPLFNEKGISYPPSKLALIAFKDKDILEVWASNGASYQLITSYPIKAASGVLGPKLREGDKQVPEGIYEIIGFNPNSAYHLSMKLNYPNAFDLVHAKNEGRTYPGTNIFIHGRAASIGCLAMGDPAIEQLFSLVHATGKSNTTVLISPTDPSQNTLSPPVDSPSWVSDLYKDIESTYMEITGQ; from the coding sequence ATGATATTTGTTATTCTTTTGTTGGCGGTCGCTGCATTTCTATTCTATCAATACGGCAGAACAATCTGGCATCCGGCGACGACCAAGATCACGGGTAAGAAGACGGTAGCAGAGGTTATTGATCTTTACGGTGAGCAATCGAGACAAGAGCTGGAGCCACTGTTCAATGAAAAGGGCATAAGCTACCCACCGTCAAAGCTCGCGCTTATTGCCTTCAAGGATAAAGATATATTGGAAGTCTGGGCGTCAAACGGTGCGAGTTACCAGCTGATTACTTCCTACCCCATTAAAGCGGCTAGTGGCGTACTGGGGCCGAAGTTACGTGAGGGGGATAAGCAGGTACCGGAAGGGATTTATGAAATTATCGGTTTCAACCCGAATAGTGCTTACCACCTTTCCATGAAGTTAAACTATCCCAACGCGTTCGACTTGGTACATGCCAAGAATGAAGGCCGAACTTACCCAGGCACAAATATATTTATCCATGGCCGCGCAGCTTCAATAGGCTGCCTTGCAATGGGGGATCCAGCAATCGAGCAATTGTTTTCCTTGGTTCATGCTACCGGAAAATCGAATACGACAGTGCTTATTTCGCCAACTGACCCATCGCAGAACACGCTAAGCCCACCCGTGGATTCTCCGTCTTGGGTCTCCGATCTGTATAAAGATATCGAGTCAACGTACATGGAAATTACCGGGCAGTAG
- a CDS encoding PaaI family thioesterase produces the protein MGRKTHFQKLVSMYVAAPINTIFAPIMEVSEGEAVIEIELSKKYHHSGGGVHGSVYFKMLDDAAFFAANSLEEEVFVLTTSFTTYITRPVATGRMRAVGKVVNRNRTQFIAESIVYDAEGREIGRGNGIFVRGKLPLAEADGYE, from the coding sequence ATGGGTCGCAAAACACATTTCCAAAAGCTCGTCAGCATGTATGTGGCAGCGCCGATAAACACGATCTTCGCGCCTATAATGGAGGTATCAGAAGGCGAGGCGGTCATCGAGATCGAGCTGTCGAAGAAGTATCACCATTCGGGTGGCGGGGTGCATGGGTCTGTATATTTTAAAATGCTCGACGATGCGGCTTTCTTTGCAGCCAACTCTCTGGAAGAGGAGGTGTTTGTGTTGACCACCTCCTTTACCACTTATATAACCCGGCCTGTAGCAACAGGGCGTATGCGGGCGGTAGGCAAGGTTGTGAATAGAAATCGGACCCAGTTTATCGCGGAATCCATTGTATATGATGCAGAAGGCCGGGAGATCGGGCGCGGCAATGGTATTTTCGTACGTGGCAAGCTGCCACTGGCCGAGGCCGATGGGTATGAGTGA
- a CDS encoding CPBP family intramembrane glutamic endopeptidase: MLGVIVALILSWGLLRRISGEPVTVLGITPTWKRCNELLLGMGFMAIIAVINFTWQAHFKQINYEINPEYSVLDFFHGSFWVLRSVLFEELVFRGAILYLLIRYIGLIKACLLSSVAFGVYHWFSYEVFGAHLVLMIYIFLVTGMGGWMFAFAYAKTQSLFAPVGLHLGWNLVTAIIFSSGPLGNQWLIQQGEAVHTSDWITLIFFSLQAIVAPGLVTWYLLVRYKSNEDSAVPVMR; this comes from the coding sequence ATGCTTGGGGTAATCGTAGCGCTTATTTTGTCTTGGGGACTCTTGCGCCGCATATCGGGTGAGCCGGTCACTGTCCTGGGCATTACTCCAACGTGGAAGCGTTGCAACGAACTCCTGCTCGGTATGGGGTTTATGGCTATCATCGCGGTTATCAACTTCACATGGCAGGCGCACTTCAAGCAAATTAACTATGAAATCAATCCAGAATACAGTGTACTGGATTTTTTCCATGGGTCTTTTTGGGTGCTTAGGTCGGTCCTGTTTGAAGAACTCGTGTTTCGCGGGGCTATTCTCTACCTGCTGATCAGGTATATCGGTCTGATCAAGGCGTGCCTGCTCAGTTCTGTTGCTTTTGGCGTCTATCATTGGTTCAGTTACGAGGTCTTTGGCGCTCATCTTGTACTGATGATATATATCTTCCTGGTAACCGGTATGGGCGGTTGGATGTTTGCATTTGCCTATGCGAAAACCCAGTCCCTGTTTGCTCCGGTTGGCTTGCACCTCGGCTGGAATCTCGTCACGGCAATCATATTTTCTTCGGGGCCCCTCGGTAACCAGTGGCTGATCCAACAGGGGGAAGCGGTTCATACGAGTGATTGGATCACGCTGATTTTCTTTTCGTTACAGGCGATTGTCGCTCCTGGCTTGGTGACGTGGTATCTGCTTGTGCGCTATAAGTCGAACGAAGACAGTGCCGTTCCCGTTATGAGATGA
- a CDS encoding amidohydrolase family protein has protein sequence MNVFDSHFHIIPEGYPLHSNAGFVPDYFSVKDYLRVMKPYALKGGVVVSGSFQRQDQGYLLDSLARLGEGYFGVTQLLSSVRDEEILALSASRVRGVRFNLKRGGSETVDNLRYFASRIYDLAKWHIEIYAGPRDISSLYDTLLQLPAVAIDHLGLDKASLPFMIKLAERGVKIKATGFGRLGFDPRLVIAPIYAANPSSLMFGSDLPGTRAPRPFCENDIALICDALGEAAAGQVLYENAHKFYDRS, from the coding sequence GTGAATGTCTTTGATAGTCACTTTCATATTATCCCTGAAGGTTATCCGTTGCATAGCAACGCAGGCTTCGTGCCTGACTATTTTTCAGTGAAGGACTATCTCAGGGTGATGAAACCCTATGCGCTGAAGGGCGGGGTGGTGGTTTCAGGCTCTTTTCAGCGGCAAGATCAAGGCTACCTATTGGATTCACTTGCGCGGCTTGGTGAAGGGTATTTCGGGGTTACCCAGTTATTGTCTTCTGTGAGGGATGAGGAAATCCTTGCGTTAAGCGCTTCTAGAGTGCGGGGCGTGCGGTTTAATTTGAAGCGCGGTGGTTCTGAAACGGTGGATAACCTGAGGTACTTTGCATCCAGGATTTATGATCTGGCGAAATGGCATATCGAGATATATGCGGGCCCCCGTGATATCTCCTCTCTATATGACACGCTATTGCAGCTGCCCGCAGTCGCTATTGATCATCTGGGGTTGGACAAGGCCTCTCTACCTTTCATGATTAAGCTGGCTGAGCGTGGCGTGAAGATCAAAGCGACAGGATTCGGCCGGTTAGGTTTCGACCCTCGACTGGTGATTGCACCTATCTATGCGGCGAATCCATCCAGTTTGATGTTTGGTAGCGATCTTCCTGGAACCCGTGCCCCGCGGCCTTTCTGTGAGAATGATATAGCTCTGATATGTGACGCTTTGGGTGAAGCTGCGGCTGGCCAAGTGTTGTATGAAAATGCACACAAGTTTTATGATCGTTCATAA
- a CDS encoding aspartate/glutamate racemase family protein, whose amino-acid sequence MKTIGMLGGMSWESTASYYKALNEGVKESLGGLHSAKIALYSVDFDEIEKLQHQGRWDDTAKILADAARSVEAAGAEFLLICTNTMHKVAGEVEAAISIPLVHIADATAEQLLADGVKSVGLLGTRFTMEQEFYKGRLIEQYGINVITPTPDERDIVHDVIYSELCLGVINDESREKYLDVVRHLAERGAEAVILGCTEIALLIEQSDTSVPLYDTTRIHAAKAVDLAVSEL is encoded by the coding sequence ATGAAGACCATCGGTATGCTCGGCGGGATGAGTTGGGAATCAACCGCAAGCTATTACAAAGCGCTCAATGAGGGAGTGAAGGAAAGTCTCGGAGGCCTGCACTCAGCAAAAATTGCGCTTTACAGTGTTGATTTCGATGAGATCGAGAAGCTACAGCATCAGGGACGTTGGGATGACACTGCGAAAATTCTTGCGGATGCGGCCAGATCGGTAGAGGCTGCTGGAGCGGAGTTTCTGCTTATTTGCACAAATACTATGCACAAGGTGGCTGGGGAAGTGGAGGCCGCCATATCTATACCTCTGGTGCATATTGCCGATGCCACGGCTGAACAGTTGCTCGCGGACGGTGTGAAGTCGGTAGGGTTGCTTGGGACAAGATTCACCATGGAGCAGGAATTCTACAAGGGTCGCTTGATTGAGCAGTATGGAATCAATGTGATTACTCCAACACCGGACGAGCGCGACATCGTGCATGATGTGATTTACTCAGAGCTTTGCCTTGGCGTCATCAATGACGAATCTCGGGAAAAGTATCTCGATGTGGTTCGTCATCTGGCTGAGCGCGGTGCTGAAGCCGTGATACTGGGGTGTACGGAAATAGCGCTGCTGATTGAACAATCAGATACAAGCGTACCGCTCTACGATACAACCAGGATTCACGCTGCGAAAGCGGTGGATCTGGCGGTCAGTGAACTCTAA
- a CDS encoding nuclear transport factor 2 family protein, with protein sequence MLIKKSIVALGMFLFLSQPVMAEMDKEFAPVEEIFDALSAFDHDGMKSAVTPSFVLLEHGEVWDIQKLIEAVKPAEYQRRNFISVISKDVKADMAVINYWNKAVFKSGDKTTERAWLESAVVVKTENGWLLEQMHSTRIEFENLPKDLEFTEI encoded by the coding sequence ATGTTGATTAAAAAATCGATTGTGGCTTTGGGTATGTTCTTATTTCTGTCTCAGCCAGTGATGGCGGAAATGGACAAAGAATTTGCACCTGTGGAAGAGATTTTCGATGCGTTATCCGCGTTTGATCACGACGGGATGAAAAGTGCGGTAACCCCTAGCTTTGTCCTGCTGGAGCACGGGGAGGTCTGGGATATCCAAAAGCTGATTGAGGCAGTAAAGCCGGCCGAGTACCAGCGCAGAAATTTCATCAGTGTGATCTCTAAAGACGTGAAGGCAGATATGGCGGTGATCAATTATTGGAATAAGGCAGTGTTCAAAAGTGGGGATAAAACCACGGAGCGCGCCTGGCTGGAAAGCGCGGTTGTGGTAAAGACGGAAAATGGTTGGTTGCTGGAACAAATGCATTCAACACGAATCGAATTTGAGAATTTACCAAAGGATCTTGAATTTACTGAAATTTAA